A window of Acidobacteriota bacterium contains these coding sequences:
- a CDS encoding efflux RND transporter periplasmic adaptor subunit — protein sequence MSSPVSWWRSPSARRTAVLILASLALLLPGACGDRGAQPGATAQPAMPVVVAAATQETVPIYNEYVATVDASESVDIRARVEAYLQKQHFQEGRLVHAGDLLFSLDPRQYAADLQSAQATLAKAKADLMFATDKVTVLQAQATLDQARARLAKANQDVNRLKPLAEQQAVPQQDYDDAVASRLVAEADVTAKQASYDTTVLNQKVSIDEAKAAVLSAEAQIQRAELNLGYCSIRSPVTGLIGRRQVAPGNLVGRGEATLLATVSALDPLRVTFAVSETDWLYLMRRVQREVKESERQLIELVLADGSIHTHKGRFIIAERQVDPKTGTLAMVCEFRNPEYHLRPGMFGRVRLAVDRKENAILIPQRAVMELQSAQTVYVVGPDNKVALRTVVLGGRSGNRFIVADGLRAGERVIVEGQLKVKPGMTVAPTDKPLTEEQGAH from the coding sequence ATGTCCAGCCCAGTCTCTTGGTGGCGAAGTCCTTCGGCGCGGCGGACCGCCGTGCTGATTCTGGCCAGCCTGGCCCTCCTCCTTCCCGGCGCCTGCGGCGACCGCGGGGCGCAGCCGGGCGCGACGGCGCAGCCGGCGATGCCGGTGGTTGTGGCGGCGGCGACCCAGGAGACCGTTCCCATCTACAACGAGTACGTGGCCACGGTGGACGCCAGCGAGAGCGTGGACATCCGCGCCCGCGTGGAGGCCTACCTCCAGAAGCAGCACTTCCAGGAAGGCCGCCTGGTCCACGCCGGCGACCTGCTCTTCTCGCTGGATCCCCGCCAGTACGCGGCTGACCTCCAGTCAGCCCAGGCGACGCTGGCCAAGGCCAAAGCCGACCTGATGTTCGCCACCGACAAGGTGACGGTCCTGCAGGCCCAGGCCACGCTGGATCAGGCCCGGGCGCGCCTGGCCAAGGCCAACCAGGATGTCAACCGGCTCAAGCCGCTGGCTGAGCAGCAGGCGGTGCCCCAGCAGGATTACGACGACGCGGTGGCCAGCCGGCTGGTGGCCGAAGCCGACGTGACCGCCAAGCAGGCCAGTTACGACACAACGGTGCTGAACCAGAAGGTTTCCATCGACGAGGCCAAAGCTGCTGTGCTGTCCGCCGAGGCCCAGATCCAGCGGGCCGAGCTGAACCTGGGCTACTGCTCCATCCGGTCGCCCGTCACCGGCCTGATCGGCCGCCGGCAGGTGGCGCCGGGCAACCTCGTGGGGCGGGGCGAGGCCACGCTGCTCGCCACCGTGTCGGCCCTGGATCCCCTGCGGGTCACCTTCGCTGTGAGCGAGACCGACTGGCTCTACCTCATGCGGCGGGTTCAGCGGGAGGTCAAGGAAAGCGAGCGGCAGCTTATCGAATTGGTCCTAGCCGACGGGAGCATTCACACCCACAAGGGGCGGTTCATCATTGCCGAACGCCAGGTGGACCCCAAGACCGGCACCCTGGCCATGGTGTGCGAATTCCGCAATCCGGAGTATCACCTGCGGCCAGGCATGTTCGGCCGGGTGCGACTGGCCGTTGACCGCAAGGAGAACGCGATCCTGATCCCGCAGCGGGCGGTGATGGAGTTGCAGAGCGCCCAGACGGTTTACGTGGTGGGCCCGGACAACAAGGTGGCCCTGCGCACTGTGGTGCTGGGCGGACGCTCCGGGAACCGGTTCATCGTCGCGGACGGTCTGCGGGCGGGCGAACGGGTGATCGTCGAGGGCCAGCTCAAGGTCAAACCCGGCATGACCGTCGCGCCGACGGACAAGCCGCTGACGGAGGAGCAGGGGGCGCACTGA
- a CDS encoding porin: protein MKGLRLFLLVAIFGMLSAAPAAEPAAGTQLQELQGTLAVLQARLDALVKQGDAARQSEIDALRRLLAEADQRIGALEAGLPAAPAPVAAAPAPGVAADAAAAATAGPSVLAGDRPAGPDPTRPSLDWYGSLRVRAGVASNGQTEIADRFSRLGLNGRVPLADGYAFFGQLELGVNVVNQNPELVTGGDSGGAYGEGSQAVKSRIGRVGVETPVGTFTWGKQYSPYYDVAGLTDMFFTFGSEASGAFGTGDGGIAGTGRSEKAFQYRHRLGPVHVGAQVQNRARTGENVRYADTYGFMAGLDVTPSFTVAAAFNKVRDGVDKPEPNQPKKGDQAFIVGGRWARGHFQLAADYAASLNHEVDDQGVYFNGRGVELYSQYDVGPKWSFGGGFNYLWSTGGHPGEYRRLNGLGSVTFHFNQTLDVNAEIKIEGSRATDGSSLRHSVLAWGVNYYF, encoded by the coding sequence ATGAAAGGACTACGGCTGTTCCTGTTGGTGGCGATATTTGGCATGCTGTCGGCGGCGCCGGCGGCGGAACCAGCCGCCGGCACCCAGCTCCAGGAGCTGCAGGGGACTCTGGCCGTGCTGCAGGCCCGGCTGGACGCCCTGGTGAAGCAGGGTGACGCGGCGCGGCAGAGCGAGATCGACGCGTTGCGCCGCCTGCTGGCCGAGGCGGACCAGCGGATCGGCGCCCTGGAGGCCGGGCTACCGGCAGCGCCTGCCCCGGTCGCTGCGGCGCCGGCACCCGGCGTGGCGGCGGACGCGGCGGCGGCAGCGACGGCCGGCCCATCTGTGCTGGCGGGAGACCGGCCCGCGGGCCCGGATCCGACGCGGCCCTCACTGGACTGGTACGGCAGCCTCCGGGTGCGCGCCGGCGTTGCCTCCAACGGGCAGACGGAAATCGCCGACCGGTTCTCCCGGCTGGGCCTCAACGGCCGCGTGCCGCTGGCCGACGGATACGCGTTCTTCGGCCAGCTCGAGCTTGGCGTGAACGTGGTGAACCAGAACCCGGAACTGGTGACCGGCGGCGACTCCGGCGGCGCCTATGGCGAAGGGTCGCAGGCGGTGAAGTCCCGCATCGGCCGCGTGGGCGTGGAGACACCTGTCGGCACGTTCACCTGGGGCAAGCAGTACTCGCCGTACTACGACGTGGCCGGCCTCACCGACATGTTCTTCACGTTCGGCAGCGAGGCCTCGGGCGCGTTCGGCACCGGTGACGGCGGCATCGCCGGCACGGGCCGGTCGGAGAAGGCGTTCCAGTACCGCCACCGCCTCGGGCCCGTGCATGTGGGCGCCCAGGTCCAGAACCGGGCGCGCACCGGCGAGAACGTGAGGTACGCCGACACGTACGGCTTCATGGCCGGCCTCGACGTCACCCCTTCATTCACCGTGGCGGCGGCCTTCAACAAGGTCCGGGACGGCGTCGACAAGCCCGAGCCGAACCAGCCCAAGAAGGGCGACCAGGCGTTCATCGTGGGCGGTCGGTGGGCGCGCGGCCACTTCCAGTTGGCCGCCGACTACGCCGCCAGCCTCAACCACGAGGTGGACGACCAGGGCGTGTATTTCAACGGACGCGGCGTGGAGCTGTACTCGCAGTATGACGTGGGGCCGAAGTGGTCCTTCGGCGGCGGGTTCAACTACCTGTGGTCGACGGGCGGGCACCCGGGCGAGTACCGCCGGCTCAACGGGCTGGGCAGCGTCACGTTCCATTTCAACCAGACCTTGGATGTCAACGCCGAGATCAAGATCGAGGGGAGTCGGGCCACCGACGGCTCGTCGCTGCGCCACTCCGTCCTGGCGTGGGGAGTGAATTACTACTTCTAG
- a CDS encoding sodium:solute symporter family protein: MQQAIGLTVFDWLIIAIYFVFVVGLGIYLKRYTRSEEDFFLAGRRNSSWVAGLAFLSANLGALELLGMTGNTFKYGMYVAHFYWIGAIPAMVFLGIYMMPFYYSSRIKSIPGYLKLRFDEKTRVLNGIAFGVMTILVSGINLYAMALVLHTFLGWNWDASMWASAVTVAAYVTLSGLMSAIFTEIIQFFLIWFGLFLVSILGIVEIGGVDEVLRRVPPAFAALWSNSADPAANGMMITWAGIVLGLGFVLSFGYWTTDFLVVQRAFSARDLRAARMTPILASFFKMALPFLVIITGLVAIVLSRDAGSGFQLLVDKGQVNYDSALPLLIARYYPAGLMGLGVTALLAGFMAGQAGNISAFNTVWTYDIYHSVLNRGASPRHLLWMGRVSTVAGILLSIVTAYWAKSFPSIMDYMQAIFSWVNAPLFATMLLGMFVWWITPNGAFWGLVTGMASSVLMYLGVKFQWFDAACITLTRPYSDMAANFWRAWWAWLICFGVTVAVSLFTVRKPREELAGLVKGLSAGAAEAPVPWLKRPEFWGVVALALLVALNVYFW, encoded by the coding sequence ATGCAGCAAGCCATCGGCCTGACCGTCTTCGACTGGCTCATCATCGCGATCTATTTCGTATTCGTCGTCGGCCTGGGTATCTACCTGAAGCGCTACACCCGGAGCGAGGAGGACTTCTTCCTGGCGGGGCGGCGCAATTCCTCGTGGGTCGCGGGGCTGGCGTTCCTGTCGGCCAACCTGGGCGCGCTGGAGCTGTTGGGGATGACGGGCAACACGTTCAAGTACGGGATGTATGTGGCCCACTTCTACTGGATCGGCGCCATCCCGGCCATGGTTTTCCTCGGGATCTACATGATGCCGTTCTACTACAGCAGCCGGATCAAGTCGATCCCCGGCTACCTGAAGCTCCGCTTCGACGAGAAGACGCGGGTGCTCAACGGCATCGCCTTCGGCGTGATGACCATCCTGGTGTCGGGGATCAACCTGTACGCCATGGCGCTGGTCCTCCACACCTTCCTCGGCTGGAACTGGGACGCCAGCATGTGGGCTTCGGCGGTAACGGTGGCGGCGTACGTCACCCTGAGCGGCCTGATGTCGGCCATCTTCACCGAGATCATCCAGTTCTTTCTCATCTGGTTCGGGCTGTTCCTGGTGTCGATCCTGGGCATCGTGGAGATCGGCGGCGTGGACGAGGTGCTGCGCCGTGTGCCGCCGGCGTTCGCCGCGCTCTGGTCCAACTCGGCCGACCCGGCCGCCAACGGCATGATGATCACCTGGGCCGGCATCGTGCTGGGTCTGGGCTTTGTGCTGTCATTCGGCTACTGGACCACCGACTTCCTGGTGGTGCAGCGGGCATTCTCGGCCCGCGACCTCCGCGCGGCCCGGATGACGCCCATCCTGGCCTCGTTCTTCAAGATGGCGCTGCCGTTCCTGGTCATCATCACCGGGCTGGTGGCCATCGTGCTGTCGCGCGACGCGGGAAGCGGCTTCCAGCTGCTGGTGGACAAAGGGCAGGTCAACTACGACTCGGCCCTGCCGCTGCTGATCGCCCGCTACTACCCGGCCGGGCTCATGGGTCTCGGCGTGACCGCCCTGCTGGCCGGTTTCATGGCGGGGCAGGCGGGGAACATCAGCGCCTTCAACACGGTGTGGACCTACGACATCTACCACTCGGTCCTCAACCGCGGCGCCTCGCCCCGGCACCTGCTCTGGATGGGGCGAGTGAGCACGGTGGCGGGAATTCTGCTCAGCATCGTCACCGCATACTGGGCCAAGAGCTTCCCCAGCATCATGGACTACATGCAGGCGATCTTCTCCTGGGTCAACGCGCCGCTCTTCGCCACGATGCTGCTGGGAATGTTCGTCTGGTGGATCACCCCGAACGGCGCCTTCTGGGGCCTGGTGACGGGGATGGCCTCCTCGGTGCTCATGTACTTGGGGGTGAAGTTCCAGTGGTTTGACGCCGCATGCATCACTCTGACGCGGCCATACAGCGACATGGCCGCCAACTTCTGGCGGGCGTGGTGGGCCTGGCTCATCTGTTTCGGCGTGACCGTCGCCGTGAGCCTGTTCACGGTGCGCAAGCCGCGCGAGGAGCTGGCGGGCCTGGTCAAGGGGCTCAGCGCCGGAGCGGCCGAAGCCCCCGTGCCCTGGCTGAAGCGGCCGGAGTTCTGGGGCGTGGTGGCTCTGGCGCTGCTGGTGGCCCTGAACGTGTACTTCTGGTGA